Proteins encoded by one window of Archaeoglobus veneficus SNP6:
- a CDS encoding pyridoxal-phosphate-dependent aminotransferase family protein, with product MKFDGLLMIPGPVHLHERIIRAMSRQMMGHRGKEFSEIMRYCVDGLKELFGTKHDVYIISGSGTAGLEAAIASFSNVRRITCVDNGKFGDRLGRIASRYTEADVVRFEWGKSIDLDAVEKSLAEGSEALAFVHNETSTAMLNPAEELAKLAKKYNALVIMDGITSVGGDEVKMDKWGIDVAIVGSQKCLGAPPGLAAVAVNDRAWDYYNEKCPFYLDLAAYRKKLPDMQTPYTPAVPLFFALEEALRIIEEEGLENRIRRHRLMSRAVREWAIEAGLQLFAEPEEPSDYSNTVTAIRMPEGVTDKDLRGTLQKEYGITVSGGQEHLKGKIFRIGTMGNVCKRHVIATLAAVQDILMRYDACKPALHAAIEVLKEL from the coding sequence ATGAAGTTTGACGGGCTCTTGATGATTCCCGGGCCGGTGCACCTGCACGAGAGAATAATCAGGGCAATGAGCCGGCAGATGATGGGTCACAGGGGGAAGGAGTTCAGTGAAATAATGCGCTACTGTGTGGATGGACTGAAAGAGCTTTTTGGAACGAAACATGACGTCTATATAATTTCCGGCTCTGGAACAGCTGGCCTTGAGGCTGCAATTGCCTCATTCTCAAACGTTCGACGCATCACGTGCGTTGACAACGGAAAGTTTGGAGACCGCCTTGGAAGGATTGCCTCACGCTACACGGAAGCAGATGTGGTTAGATTCGAATGGGGTAAGTCGATAGACCTCGATGCTGTTGAGAAAAGCCTTGCTGAGGGAAGCGAGGCTCTGGCATTCGTCCACAACGAAACTTCAACTGCAATGCTGAATCCCGCGGAAGAGCTTGCAAAGCTGGCTAAGAAATACAACGCGCTCGTAATTATGGATGGCATAACAAGCGTAGGCGGTGACGAGGTAAAGATGGACAAGTGGGGTATCGACGTGGCAATTGTTGGCTCGCAGAAGTGTCTCGGTGCTCCACCCGGCCTTGCTGCAGTTGCAGTAAACGACAGGGCATGGGATTACTACAACGAGAAGTGCCCGTTCTACTTGGACCTTGCAGCGTATAGGAAGAAGCTGCCGGACATGCAAACGCCGTACACGCCGGCAGTCCCGCTTTTCTTTGCCCTCGAGGAAGCTCTCAGGATAATCGAGGAAGAGGGGCTTGAGAACAGAATAAGAAGACACAGGCTGATGAGTAGAGCCGTCAGAGAGTGGGCTATCGAAGCAGGCCTGCAGCTATTCGCCGAACCGGAGGAGCCCAGCGACTACTCCAACACAGTCACGGCAATAAGGATGCCCGAAGGCGTTACAGATAAAGACCTCCGCGGAACGCTCCAGAAGGAGTACGGCATAACTGTTTCCGGCGGGCAGGAACACCTCAAGGGCAAAATCTTCAGAATCGGTACAATGGGCAACGTGTGCAAGAGGCACGTGATAGCGACGCTCGCAGCCGTTCAGGACATTCTGATGAGGTACGATGCCTGCAAGCCAGCGTTACATGCGGCGATAGAGGTTCTGAAGGAGTTGTAG
- the ribC gene encoding riboflavin synthase has protein sequence MKVGIVDTTFARVNMGKIAIDELRRICSLPYERYTVPGIKDLPVAAKKLIEERGCDIVIAMGMPGGKPIDKQCAHEASLGLIMAQLMTNTHIIEVFVHEDEAKDEKELLMVTENRVREHVRNAVDLLLNQKKLQKLAGTGQRQGFEDVGPILR, from the coding sequence ATGAAGGTCGGAATCGTCGATACAACATTCGCGAGAGTAAATATGGGCAAAATAGCCATAGACGAGCTCAGGAGAATTTGCTCGCTGCCATACGAGCGCTACACAGTTCCGGGTATCAAAGACCTGCCAGTAGCGGCAAAGAAGCTTATTGAAGAAAGGGGCTGCGACATCGTGATTGCCATGGGTATGCCGGGCGGTAAGCCCATAGACAAGCAGTGTGCCCACGAAGCCTCTCTCGGCCTGATAATGGCCCAGCTAATGACCAACACTCACATCATTGAGGTCTTCGTTCACGAGGACGAGGCAAAGGACGAGAAGGAACTGCTGATGGTCACCGAGAACAGAGTTAGAGAACACGTGAGAAACGCTGTCGATTTGCTGCTGAACCAGAAAAAGCTGCAGAAGCTCGCCGGAACGGGGCAGAGGCAGGGATTCGAGGACGTCGGGCCGATCTTAAGGTAA
- a CDS encoding adenylyltransferase/cytidyltransferase family protein yields MVRVIATGTFDIIHPGHIRFLKEAKKLGDELIVIVAREKNVRHKPKPIIPEEQRRRVVEGIKYVDKAILGDEEDMFKPIMELKPDIIALGYDQHFNEKWLEEELRKRGLNTKVVRIAAKEECEFCSSTKIIKRVAEIAKKRVEEYEARLAAMAEKSEVKKEVV; encoded by the coding sequence ATGGTGAGGGTCATCGCTACCGGAACCTTTGACATCATCCATCCCGGGCACATCAGGTTCCTCAAGGAAGCAAAAAAGCTCGGGGATGAACTGATAGTCATAGTTGCAAGAGAGAAGAACGTCAGGCACAAACCAAAGCCAATAATTCCAGAGGAACAGCGCAGAAGGGTAGTGGAAGGTATAAAGTACGTAGATAAAGCCATTTTGGGCGATGAGGAAGACATGTTCAAACCAATTATGGAGCTCAAACCGGATATCATCGCCCTTGGCTACGACCAGCACTTCAACGAAAAGTGGCTTGAGGAAGAGCTCAGAAAGAGAGGGCTTAATACGAAAGTTGTCAGAATTGCAGCCAAGGAAGAGTGTGAGTTCTGCAGCTCAACGAAAATAATAAAGAGGGTCGCGGAGATCGCGAAGAAGAGGGTTGAGGAGTACGAGGCGAGGCTTGCTGCAATGGCTGAAAAATCTGAGGTTAAGAAGGAGGTTGTGTGA